CGTTCAGGGCGCGGGCCGATCTTAGGGCACGAAGGCGGACAAATGCCTTTGATTAAGCGGCTTCCTAAAGTTGGATTTAACAGCAAGAATCCAACGCTGTATCAGATCGTTAATCTTGAGAGTTTAACTCGCTTTAAGGAAAATAGTGTCATCGATGCCGATTTTCTAAAATCACATGGGCTGATCAGCAAAACATCAGAACCGTTTAAGGTTTTAGGGGACGGAGATCTAAAAAAACCTTTGACGGTTCGTGCTGATGCCTTTTCAAAAAGCGCGCAAGAAAAGATCGTCAAGGCCGGCGGCAAAGCTGAAATTGTTAGTGAGCAAAAAGCCCAAGCAGAAATCAAAAAATAAACGTTTAAGAGAATAAAACGATATCGATGCTTAAAGCTTTTGCCAATTGTTTTAAAATTCCCGAATTACGCGTAAAGATCTTATTTACCTTAGGGATTATTGCTGTTTATAGAGTTGGTTGTTACATTCCTACCCCCGGCATCAACGCGGCAGCGTTAGCGGAGTTTTTTAAGACATTAAGCTCCACGGCCGGCGGGACGATCTTTGGCATGATCAATATGTTTTCCGGAGGCGCTCTCTCCAAGATGACGCTTTTTTCCTTGGGGATTATGCCGTATATCTCAAGCTCCATTATTATGCAGCTTTTGACGGCGGTTATTCCTGCTTTAGAAAAGATCGCCAAAGAGGGCCACGCCGGACATCAGAAGATCAATCAGTATACGCGCTATGGGACGTTGATCCTGTCTTTGGTGCAATCTTATTTCATTGCCTTATGGCTGGAAAGCCCTATGGCGGTGCAGGGATTGGCCCAAGGAGTTCAGTTGGTGGATAACCCCGGGCTTGGATTTCGCCTGATCACAGTTTTTAGCTTAACAGCGGGAACACTGCTTTTAATGTGGTTAGGTGAACAAATTCAGGAACGCGGCATTGGAAATGGGATATCGCTTATCATTACGGCAGGTATTATTTCTCGTTTTCCGGAAGCTTTGGGCGATTTGATTTTACTGTTATCACCTAAAACAGCTTCCATGCGGCAGATCCAGCCGTTAACGCTTCTCATTATGATCTTCTTTTTAGTGGGAGTTGTTATTGCGGTAACGCTTATTACGCAAGGACAGCGAAAAATTCCAGTTCAATATGCTCGACGGGTGGTGGGGCGAAAAGTTTACGGCGGACACAGCACCTATATTCCTTTGAAGGTTGATACGTCGGGAGTTATCGCCATTATCTTTGCGCAGTCGGTGCTTTTATTCCCGGCTACCATTGCCAGTTTCATTCCGAATCAAGCGTTGCATTCGGTGGCGAACATGATCATGCGCGGACATGTTCTTTACTATTCGATCTATGGCTTACTTATTTTGTTCTTTTGTTATTTTTATACCGCGATCGTTTTTAATCCGGTAGATGTTGCCGAGAATATGAAAAAAGTCGGCGGATTTATTCCGGGTGTAAGACCGGGAACACCGACGGCTGATTTTCTAGATTTTGTTATGACGAGAATTACATTGGCCGGAGCGGTGTTTATTTGTATTATCGCGGTTATGCCGGATGGGATCATGGCCGCATTTAAAGTTCCTTATTTAGTAGCATCATTTTTTGGCGGTACCGGAGTTCTGATCATGGTCGGTGTTATGCTAGATACAATGAAACAAATTGAATCCCATTTATTGATGCGGCATTACGACGGGTTTATGAAATCCGGCCACATCAAGGGGCGGCGATGAGAATTGTTCTGTTAGGGCCTCCCGGAGCCGGCAAGGGAACGCAAGCAAAGCTTTTAAAAGAGATTTTTGGAATTCTTCATATTTCAACCGGCGATATGCTTCGCGAAGAAATGCAGAATCAAACTTCGCTGGGCAAAGAAATTAAACAGTATGTCGAATCGGGCCAGCTCGTTCCCGATGAAGTTGTGACCAAGCTCATTGAAAATAAGTTAAGCCGAGACCCGCAAGTCAAAAAAGGGTATATGCTTGACGGATTTCCGCGCACCAAAGCGCAGGCTGAAGACTTAGATAAGATCTTAACCAAGATCGACCAGCCGATTGATTACGCGCTTTATCTGGATGCCAGCTTACCGGTTGTCATTCAGCGTTTGACGGGCCGTCGGGTATGCCGAAAATGTGGCGCTTTGTATCATATGCAAAATAAGCTTCCCAAAAAACAAGGCGTTTGCGACAGTTGCGGCGGCGAACTTTATCAGCGTCCGGATGATAATGAAGCGACGATCAAGACGCGCATGGAAGTTTATTTGAAGAATACACAGCCGATTTTTGATTATTACCAAGTGCAAAATAGATTGCGTAAAGTGAACGGCGATCAGGATGCCGCACATTTAAAAAATGATCTCATAAAGATTTTCCATGCCGACGGCAAGATCGATAAAGATAAAGTCGAAAGACGAAATTGACCGCCTGAAAAAGGCCGGGAAGATTTTAGCAACAATCAGCGAAGAATTAAAACGCTCTTTAAAAATAGGAATGACAACCAAGGATATCGACCGAAGGGCCGAAGACTTGATCGCGCGAGCGAAAGTCAAGCCGGCCTTTAAGGGATATCACGGTTTTCCGGCTTGCGCGTGTGTTTCGGTCAATCAGGAAGTGGTGCACGGAATTCCGGGAAAACGAGTCGTTAAAGAAGGCGATATCGTCAGTATTGATATCGGCATCATTCATGATGACTATTTTTCCGATACGGCATTTACCGTTGGATTTGGCAAGATCGATCCTGAGCTTAAGCGCCTTATCGATGTCACCGGTCAGGCTCTTTTAGAAGGCATCGAGCAAGCTGTGCCTGGGAATCATTTGTCGGATATTTCGTTTGCGGTTCAAGATTACGTTGAATCAAATAATTTCTCGGTTGTCAGAGATTTTGTAGGGCATGGCATCGGACGGGAATTGCACGAAGATCCGGAAGTTCCAAATTATGGCTTACCGCAAACCGGGCCGATCCTTAAAGAAGGAATAGTCTTGGCCATTGAGCCAATGGTGAATGTGGGAACATGGCGGACCAAAATATTAGATGATGGCTGGACCGTGGTAACTCAAGATGGAAAACCATCGGCCCATTTTGAACATACCGTTGCCATCATGAGATCCGGACCGGTTATTTTAACGCAGTAAAAATATGGCCAAAGAAGACCTGATAGAAGTAGAAGGGGTTGTCAAAGAAGCGTTGCCGAATGCGATGTTTCGCGTCCAGCTTGATAACGGTCATGTCGTGTTAGCGCATATTTCGGGAAAGATCAGAATGCATTTTATCAGGATCTTACCCGGTGATAAAGTAAAGGTAGAGCTTTCTCCGTACGATTTAACCAGAGGACGAATAACATTTAGGTGTAAATAAAATGAAAGTCAAATCATCAGTTCGAAGAATTTGCAGCAATTGTAAGATTATCCGCCGCAGAAATGTGTTGCGAGTGATCTGTTCTAATCCAAAACATAAACAGAGACAAGGATAGAAAATGCCAAGAATTTTAGGTATTGATTTACCCAAAGAAAAACGCATTGAAGCCGCTCTTCCGTATATTTACGGTATTGGGCCGGCGATGAGCAGAAAGATTCTAGACGAAGCTAAAGTTAGCTATGATAAGCGCGCCAAAGACTTAAGCGAAGAAGAAGTCTCTCGCATTACGTCGATCCTGCAAAAAGGATATCGCACGGAAGGGGATCTTCGCCGAGAAATCACGCAAAATATCAAACGTCTTATTGATATTGGTTCTTATCGCGGAATGCGCCACAAAAAAGGTTTGCCGGCACGCGGACAAAGAACCAAGACCAATGCTCGTACCCGAAAAGGCAAGAGGAGAATGATTGCCTCTATTCCCAAGGCCACTGAAAAGGCATAATTGACAGAAAAATTAAGGACAATTTATGGCAAAATCAGATAAAGCAAAGAGAAAAGATCTAAAGGGCGTCACCAGTGGCCTTGTCCACATTCAGGCGACATTCAATAATACGATCGTAACGATCACCGACAAGCAGGGCAATGTGATCTCCTGGTCAAGCCCGGGCCTTGTTGGTTTTAGCGGATCAAAGAAATCAACGCCTTTTGCTGCTCAGATCGCTGCTTCCGATGCGGCCAAAAGAGCTAAAGAGATGGGATTGGAAACAGTTGAAGTTTTTGTTAAAGGCCCCGGTGCCGGGCGCGAATCAGCTATTCGTGCGTTGCAAGCGGCCGGATTATCGGTGACGATCATTAAAGACGTTACGCCGATGCCTCATAACGGTTGCCGTCCACGTAAAAAGCGAAGAGTTTAAGTTGAGAAAGGAATTCAAATAAATGGCAAGACAAGTTGGGCCAAGTTGCAAGTTGTGCCGACGAGAAGGCGAAAAGCTTTTCTTGAAAGGCGCACGGTGCTATACCCATAAATGTTCGATCAGCCGGCGCGAATACGCTCCTGGCCAACACGGCGCCAGTGCCAAAAAGTCTAAAATGTCGAACTTCGGGCTTCAATTACGCGAAAAACAGAAAGTTAAAAGAATTTATGGCGTTTTAGAAAAGCAATTCCAAAATTATTTCGGCAAGGCAGCCGCTACTAAGGGTGTTACCGGTACGCTTCTTTTGCAATATTTGGAACGCCGTCTCGATAATGTTGTATTCCAACTTGGTTTTGCCACGTCGCGTACTGAAGCGAGGCAACTTGTCAGCCATGGCAGTGTTTTTGTGAATAATCGTTGTGTTAATATTCCTTCATTTTCCGTTAAGGTCAATGATGAGATCGAAATAAAAGTTTCAGACAAAAGCCGCAAAGGAATTCAAGATAATATTGAAACCTCTAAAGAGCGGGCAACACCGGCTTGGCTACAAGCAGACCGCGATCATTTCAGAGGCAAAGTGTTGAGATTCCCGGAAAGAACAGATATCTTATTCCCGGTCAACGAGCAGTTAATCGTCGAGCTTTATTCAAGATAACGTCTTTATACCATCAATTAGGAGGAAGACATGGGAGTTAAATGGCGAGATTTTCAAATGCCAAAGAGATTGGATTGCGATGAATCGACCTATAATAATACCTACGGAAAATTTATTGCCGAGCCTTTTGAAAGAGGTTATGGTGTAACCTTAGGCAATGCCTTACGAAGGATTTTATTATCGTCGATCGAAGGAAGCGCGGTCACGGCAATCCGCATTGATGGTGTGTCCCACGAGTTTTCGACTCTTTCCGGCGTTCTTGAATCAGTGACGGATATTGTCTTAAGCGTCAAGAATCTGGTTTTGCGCTCACACTCAAAAACACCGAAGACCATTTATATTAAAACCGATAAAAAGGGCCCCATTACAGCCAAAGATATTATCTGTGATGAGACCGTCGAGGTTTTAAATCCAAATTTGCACATCGCGACATTGACACGTGATATTAAGTTCCATATGGAACTTGAAGTGTCTCGCGGGCGAGGTTATGTTCCGGCGGATCAAAATAAAAAAGAAGACGCCCCGGTGGGAACCATTGCGGTTGATTCTATCTTTACGCCACTGGTGAAGGTCAACTTTTTTGTGGAAAATACCCGCGTGGGGCAGCGCACCGATTATGATAAGCTCATCTTGGAAATCTGGACCAACGGCGGAGTGAATCCGAAAGAGGCCTTATTGTACGGGGCCAATATCATGCAACGCCACTTGGATGTTTTTGTTAATTACGGACAGCTTCCGGAAGAAGAAGAGGAAGAAGAAGAAATCACAGCCGAAGAAAAGGCATTGTACGAAAAGCTACGCCTTCCGATCTCGGAATTGGAATTGTCGGTCAGAAGCTCAAATTGTTTAAAAGAAGCCAATATTAAAACCATTGCTGATTTGGTCAAAAAATCCGAGCCTGAATTATTAGGTTTCCGTAATTTCGGTAAGAAGTCTTTAACCGAGATCGATGAATTGTTGAAGGTCATGGGTTTAGGATTGGGAATGAAAATTGACGCGAAGAAATTAAGAAAGAAAGAATAAAATAAGATGAGACACAAATTTGCAGGAAATAGATTAGGTCGAGACTCGACGCTGCGTAAGGCAACGATGCGTGATTTAGCAAGGGCAATTTTTGTGGCGCAACGAATCTGCACAACGAAGGCCAAGGCTAAAGAAGCCAGAAAATTAATAGAACGTTTAATTACGTTGGGAAAGCGAAAAACGCTTTCGGCGAAACGAAAAGCCTTTTCTATTCTCTGTGACCATACGATGGTCAGCGACCTTTTTAACAAGATCGCTCCGCGTTTTAACAATCGCATGGGCGGTTATACGCGCATCATTCCTTTAGGCAAGCCAAGACGCGGTGATAATGCTTTTCGCGTTTTCTTAGAGTTGACTGAAAAAGAAATTATTGTGAAGGCAAAACCGGTTACGACCACGAAGGCGAAATCTGAAGCCAAAGAGACCGGCGCGGCAAAAAAAGAAACTTCAGGCGCTGCGACGATAGAATCAAAAAAAGAAAAAACTGCCGAGCAGCATCCAAAACAGGAAGCAGCTTCGCATGAACATCGCGACCATGAAACGCCGGACAAGAATAAATTAAAGCCCCCGGCCGGAAAAAAGATCATGGGTGGCATAAAGAAGATCTTTAATAAAAAGCCGTCCGGCTAAACATTCACTTGGATAAAAAGGACTTCGGTTTACCGTATGAAAGTAAACCAAAGGATCAAAACGATCGTTGGTTCTTCAACTTTGGCTATCACAGCCAGAGCCAAGGAGCTTAAGGCCCAAGGTAAAGATATCGTTAACTTTGCCGCAGGGGAACCTGATTTTGACACGCCCGATTTCATCAAGAAATCCGCTATTGAAGCCATCCAAAAAGGTTTTACCAAATACACCCCTAGCATCGGTACCATCGAATTACGTGAAGCCATTTCAAAGAAATTCAAGAAAGATAATCAGCTTGAGTATCCGTCTTCGCAGATCGTTGTTTCTTGCGGAGCAAAACACTGCATTTATGATCTGATCCAAGTCGTTGTTGATGACGGGGAAGAAGTTATTATTCCATCGCCTTACTGGGTCAGCTATCCGGAAATGGTTAAGCTCGCC
The nucleotide sequence above comes from Candidatus Omnitrophota bacterium. Encoded proteins:
- the rplO gene encoding 50S ribosomal protein L15, with product MQIHELRSPVGSRKRRKIVGRGQGSGHGKTSCKGQKGQRVRSGRGPILGHEGGQMPLIKRLPKVGFNSKNPTLYQIVNLESLTRFKENSVIDADFLKSHGLISKTSEPFKVLGDGDLKKPLTVRADAFSKSAQEKIVKAGGKAEIVSEQKAQAEIKK
- the secY gene encoding preprotein translocase subunit SecY, whose translation is MLKAFANCFKIPELRVKILFTLGIIAVYRVGCYIPTPGINAAALAEFFKTLSSTAGGTIFGMINMFSGGALSKMTLFSLGIMPYISSSIIMQLLTAVIPALEKIAKEGHAGHQKINQYTRYGTLILSLVQSYFIALWLESPMAVQGLAQGVQLVDNPGLGFRLITVFSLTAGTLLLMWLGEQIQERGIGNGISLIITAGIISRFPEALGDLILLLSPKTASMRQIQPLTLLIMIFFLVGVVIAVTLITQGQRKIPVQYARRVVGRKVYGGHSTYIPLKVDTSGVIAIIFAQSVLLFPATIASFIPNQALHSVANMIMRGHVLYYSIYGLLILFFCYFYTAIVFNPVDVAENMKKVGGFIPGVRPGTPTADFLDFVMTRITLAGAVFICIIAVMPDGIMAAFKVPYLVASFFGGTGVLIMVGVMLDTMKQIESHLLMRHYDGFMKSGHIKGRR
- a CDS encoding adenylate kinase, producing the protein MRIVLLGPPGAGKGTQAKLLKEIFGILHISTGDMLREEMQNQTSLGKEIKQYVESGQLVPDEVVTKLIENKLSRDPQVKKGYMLDGFPRTKAQAEDLDKILTKIDQPIDYALYLDASLPVVIQRLTGRRVCRKCGALYHMQNKLPKKQGVCDSCGGELYQRPDDNEATIKTRMEVYLKNTQPIFDYYQVQNRLRKVNGDQDAAHLKNDLIKIFHADGKIDKDKVERRN
- the map gene encoding type I methionyl aminopeptidase — encoded protein: MPTARSIKIKSKDEIDRLKKAGKILATISEELKRSLKIGMTTKDIDRRAEDLIARAKVKPAFKGYHGFPACACVSVNQEVVHGIPGKRVVKEGDIVSIDIGIIHDDYFSDTAFTVGFGKIDPELKRLIDVTGQALLEGIEQAVPGNHLSDISFAVQDYVESNNFSVVRDFVGHGIGRELHEDPEVPNYGLPQTGPILKEGIVLAIEPMVNVGTWRTKILDDGWTVVTQDGKPSAHFEHTVAIMRSGPVILTQ
- the infA gene encoding translation initiation factor IF-1, with the translated sequence MAKEDLIEVEGVVKEALPNAMFRVQLDNGHVVLAHISGKIRMHFIRILPGDKVKVELSPYDLTRGRITFRCK
- the rpmJ gene encoding 50S ribosomal protein L36 — translated: MKVKSSVRRICSNCKIIRRRNVLRVICSNPKHKQRQG
- the rpsM gene encoding 30S ribosomal protein S13, with amino-acid sequence MPRILGIDLPKEKRIEAALPYIYGIGPAMSRKILDEAKVSYDKRAKDLSEEEVSRITSILQKGYRTEGDLRREITQNIKRLIDIGSYRGMRHKKGLPARGQRTKTNARTRKGKRRMIASIPKATEKA
- the rpsK gene encoding 30S ribosomal protein S11; this encodes MAKSDKAKRKDLKGVTSGLVHIQATFNNTIVTITDKQGNVISWSSPGLVGFSGSKKSTPFAAQIAASDAAKRAKEMGLETVEVFVKGPGAGRESAIRALQAAGLSVTIIKDVTPMPHNGCRPRKKRRV
- the rpsD gene encoding 30S ribosomal protein S4 produces the protein MARQVGPSCKLCRREGEKLFLKGARCYTHKCSISRREYAPGQHGASAKKSKMSNFGLQLREKQKVKRIYGVLEKQFQNYFGKAAATKGVTGTLLLQYLERRLDNVVFQLGFATSRTEARQLVSHGSVFVNNRCVNIPSFSVKVNDEIEIKVSDKSRKGIQDNIETSKERATPAWLQADRDHFRGKVLRFPERTDILFPVNEQLIVELYSR
- a CDS encoding DNA-directed RNA polymerase subunit alpha, which codes for MGVKWRDFQMPKRLDCDESTYNNTYGKFIAEPFERGYGVTLGNALRRILLSSIEGSAVTAIRIDGVSHEFSTLSGVLESVTDIVLSVKNLVLRSHSKTPKTIYIKTDKKGPITAKDIICDETVEVLNPNLHIATLTRDIKFHMELEVSRGRGYVPADQNKKEDAPVGTIAVDSIFTPLVKVNFFVENTRVGQRTDYDKLILEIWTNGGVNPKEALLYGANIMQRHLDVFVNYGQLPEEEEEEEEITAEEKALYEKLRLPISELELSVRSSNCLKEANIKTIADLVKKSEPELLGFRNFGKKSLTEIDELLKVMGLGLGMKIDAKKLRKKE
- the rplQ gene encoding 50S ribosomal protein L17, coding for MRHKFAGNRLGRDSTLRKATMRDLARAIFVAQRICTTKAKAKEARKLIERLITLGKRKTLSAKRKAFSILCDHTMVSDLFNKIAPRFNNRMGGYTRIIPLGKPRRGDNAFRVFLELTEKEIIVKAKPVTTTKAKSEAKETGAAKKETSGAATIESKKEKTAEQHPKQEAASHEHRDHETPDKNKLKPPAGKKIMGGIKKIFNKKPSG